A genomic window from Populus nigra chromosome 7, ddPopNigr1.1, whole genome shotgun sequence includes:
- the LOC133699397 gene encoding uncharacterized protein LOC133699397, protein MAFYHTRSNSLPSRPHPLTSQINEHFSRLNSSQATSSSSSSICHKLCCLQDLHDCVDKLILLPLTQKSLAQEQNEKWVDDVLDGSLGVLDVCSMARDALLQTKECAQELQSIMRRRGNEIGFSGEIQTYSTSRKVVKKTIHKALRDLKDMGNKSSFSPFNKDHEAVAIVSMLKEVEAVTLIVLESLLALISGGSKAQSKLSGWSLVSKLMHPKRTACEAEEAEVNEFEKLDSALHFLIYKKTSKSDNTVPIENVQHQLKEFDLCIQELEEGLESLYRRSAQRSGKDAGGALYPGGLCCSSYGYCENTVVYCVVKAVKADAMEVGWRRRRRQR, encoded by the exons atggctTTCTACCATACCCGCTCTAACAGCTTGCCTTCTAGGCCACACCCTCTAACTTCACAAATCAACGAGCATTTCAGCAGATTGAATTCTTCTCAAGCCACCtcctcttcttcatcatctatATGCCACAAACTATGTTGCCTTCAAGATTTGCATGATTGTGTTGATAAGTTGATTCTGCTGCCTCTCACTCAAAAATCTTTAGCCCAAGAGCAGAATGAGAAGTGGGTTGATGATGTATTGGACGGATCCCTTGGAGTCTTGGATGTTTGTAGCATGGCTAGAGATGCCTTGTTGCAAACAAAGGAATGTGCTCAGGAACTTCAATCAATCATGAGGAGAAGGGGAAATGAAATTGGGTTCTCAGGTGAGATTCAGACATACTCGACCTCTAGGAAGGTGGTAAAAAAGACAATCCACAAGGCCTTGAGGGATCTGAAAGATATGGGAAATAAATCATCTTTCTCTCCCTTCAACAAAGACCATGAAGCTGTAGCCATAGTTAGTATGCTTAAAGAAGTGGAAGCAGTCACTCTCATTGTGCTCGAATCTCTCCTGGCTCTTATCTCAGGTGGGTCAAAAGCACAATCAAAGCTAAGTGGCTGGTCCTTGGTGTCCAAGCTAATGCACCCCAAAAGAACAGCTTGTGAGGCAGAGGAAGCAGAAgttaatgaatttgaaaaactgGACTCTGCATTGCACTTTCTCATTTATAAGAAGACAAGCAAATCTGATAACACAGTGCCGATCGAGAATGTGCAGCACCAGCTTAAAGAATTTGACTTGTGCATTCAAGAACTTGAAGAAGGACTCGAAAGCCTTTACAGGC GCTCGGCTCAGCGAAGTGGCAAGGATGCTGGGGGTGCCCTGTACCCAGGAGGCCTATGTTGCAGCTCCTATGGTTATTGTGAGAACACAGTTGTTTACTGTGTGGTGAAGGCTGTCAAAGCGGATGCGATGGAGGTGGGGTGGAGGCGGCGGAGGAGGCAGAGGTGA